The following are encoded together in the Flavihumibacter fluvii genome:
- the rpiB gene encoding ribose 5-phosphate isomerase B, translating to MSDFSKQLPVAIGCDHAGYTYKDAIKAHLEALGWQVKDFGTHGPDSVDYPDFAHPTAASVESGESAFGVLICGSANGVAITANKHEGIRAGLCWHNDVAKLVRQHNNANMICLPARFLSSEEALQLVETFINTEFEGGRHATRVNKITCS from the coding sequence ATGTCTGATTTTTCCAAACAGTTGCCGGTCGCAATTGGTTGCGACCATGCAGGATATACCTACAAGGATGCCATAAAAGCACATTTGGAGGCCCTTGGGTGGCAGGTTAAGGACTTCGGCACCCATGGTCCTGATTCTGTAGATTACCCCGATTTTGCCCATCCAACTGCAGCCAGTGTAGAAAGCGGCGAATCTGCTTTCGGGGTCCTGATCTGTGGAAGCGCCAATGGGGTTGCGATCACGGCCAACAAACACGAAGGAATTCGCGCGGGTTTATGCTGGCACAATGATGTGGCCAAACTGGTCCGTCAGCATAATAATGCAAATATGATCTGCCTTCCGGCCCGTTTCCTTAGCAGTGAAGAAGCCTTACAGTTAGTGGAAACCTTTATCAATACTGAGTTTGAAGGCGGCCGCCATGCCACCCGGGTGAACAAAATAACCTGTTCGTAA
- the tatC gene encoding twin-arginine translocase subunit TatC, translated as MAKSLFNRNSASGAEMSFIDHLEALRWHIFRSLLAVLIGAVVVFVYMDFFFGTIVMGPANRTFITYRVLCGASHRLGLGDALCLSDINLKLISTEMSSQFMMSFTIAFVGGFIIAFPFVFWEFWKFVKPALTDKELGKTRGVIFWVSMLFFSGVSFGYFLIAPYTVNFFAAYTLSPLIQNTFTVSDYIDNIVSLVLGTGIVFQLPLVVFFLAKVGILSASFLRKYRKFAVVIILVLAAVITPPDIVSQLIVTVPLWLLYEISISIAARVNKEDGNDNLSSEEWS; from the coding sequence ATGGCAAAAAGTTTATTTAACAGGAATTCCGCTTCAGGTGCAGAAATGTCTTTTATTGACCATCTTGAAGCCCTGCGCTGGCATATTTTCAGGTCATTACTGGCAGTGTTAATCGGTGCGGTAGTGGTATTTGTGTATATGGATTTTTTCTTTGGCACAATTGTGATGGGGCCGGCAAACCGGACCTTTATCACTTACAGGGTGCTTTGCGGGGCGAGCCACCGGTTGGGTTTGGGTGATGCGCTTTGCCTTTCTGATATCAACCTGAAGCTGATCAGTACCGAAATGAGCAGCCAGTTCATGATGAGTTTTACCATCGCATTTGTAGGCGGGTTTATTATCGCCTTTCCATTTGTATTCTGGGAGTTCTGGAAATTTGTTAAACCAGCCCTTACAGACAAAGAACTGGGCAAGACCAGGGGAGTCATTTTCTGGGTTTCCATGCTTTTTTTCAGCGGAGTTAGTTTCGGGTATTTCCTGATAGCCCCATATACAGTGAACTTCTTTGCTGCTTATACCTTAAGCCCGCTCATCCAGAATACTTTTACGGTAAGTGATTATATTGATAACATTGTATCCCTGGTTTTGGGAACGGGGATTGTATTCCAGCTTCCGCTTGTGGTGTTTTTCCTGGCAAAAGTGGGCATATTATCGGCCAGTTTTTTACGGAAGTACAGGAAATTTGCCGTGGTGATCATATTGGTTTTAGCGGCTGTAATCACCCCTCCTGATATTGTGAGCCAATTGATCGTAACCGTTCCGCTTTGGCTCTTGTATGAGATCAGTATCAGCATTGCGGCCAGGGTGAATAAGGAAGACGGAAACGACAACCTTTCCAGCGAAGAATGGAGTTAA
- a CDS encoding M28 family peptidase yields MRKLCLLLGLFPATLGIAQKKTSPTKIAATITETDLRTHLYIVAGADMEGRETASEGQRKAAAYIENHFKSLGLLPGNKASYQMSFPVFRDSLVDSKLIVNDKAFSLNKDYQPILQLSRSGSQYFSEIVLVGHGIVDSAFDDYANIDVAGKAVLILDGAPANYTTNQKGWRAPNTFYGKYQNAMKKGAAAILMVGTGYPKKELAPLGNMYTDLYTPKVGANLYTISPDVAAGIVGADWPALLQSSKTGRVAAKIVPTELALELNKTVLKLQSSNVLGYIEGTDKKDEWLIITAHYDHLGKKGDVIYYGADDDGSGTVSVLEIAEAFAKAKAAGMGPRRNILFMTVSGEEKGLWGSKYYSDHPTIPIEKATADLNIDMIGRVDTERKSADTLNYVYVVGDDKLSTDLKPISETVNKKYMKMNLDYKFNDPNDPQQIYFRSDHYNFAAKGVPVIFYYDGMLLADYHQPTDTPEKINYTLLKRRAQLVFYTAWEMANRNDQIKRDLAIPTMTR; encoded by the coding sequence ATGAGAAAACTATGTCTACTGCTGGGTCTTTTCCCGGCCACTTTGGGGATTGCCCAAAAGAAAACGAGCCCGACAAAGATCGCGGCCACCATTACAGAAACCGATCTGCGCACGCATCTCTACATAGTTGCCGGCGCCGATATGGAAGGCCGTGAAACTGCCTCAGAAGGCCAGCGCAAGGCTGCGGCATATATTGAGAACCACTTTAAAAGCCTTGGATTACTTCCCGGTAATAAAGCCAGCTACCAGATGAGTTTCCCGGTTTTTCGCGATTCCCTGGTTGACAGCAAGCTTATAGTTAACGACAAAGCCTTCTCCCTGAACAAGGATTACCAGCCGATTTTGCAATTGTCCCGCTCAGGAAGCCAGTATTTTTCTGAAATCGTACTGGTGGGCCATGGCATTGTGGATTCAGCGTTTGACGATTATGCCAATATTGATGTAGCCGGTAAAGCTGTTCTCATTTTAGATGGTGCTCCAGCAAATTATACCACCAACCAAAAAGGCTGGCGGGCGCCAAATACCTTTTATGGAAAATACCAGAACGCCATGAAAAAGGGTGCAGCCGCTATCCTGATGGTTGGTACAGGATATCCGAAAAAGGAATTAGCGCCACTGGGAAATATGTATACTGATCTGTACACACCAAAGGTGGGGGCAAATTTGTATACCATTTCCCCTGATGTTGCGGCAGGAATTGTTGGGGCAGACTGGCCCGCCTTATTGCAGTCTTCCAAAACCGGCAGGGTTGCGGCTAAAATCGTTCCGACTGAACTGGCGCTTGAATTGAATAAGACTGTACTTAAACTGCAAAGCAGTAATGTATTGGGTTATATAGAAGGGACCGATAAAAAAGATGAATGGCTGATCATTACCGCGCACTACGACCACCTGGGTAAAAAAGGCGATGTCATTTACTACGGTGCAGATGACGACGGATCAGGCACGGTGAGCGTTTTGGAAATTGCTGAAGCTTTCGCCAAGGCAAAGGCAGCAGGAATGGGACCGCGCAGGAATATCCTGTTCATGACCGTAAGTGGGGAAGAAAAGGGTTTATGGGGTTCAAAATATTATTCAGATCACCCAACCATCCCTATTGAGAAAGCCACTGCCGACCTGAATATTGATATGATTGGCCGTGTGGATACAGAACGCAAGTCTGCCGATACCCTGAACTATGTGTATGTGGTGGGTGATGATAAACTGAGCACCGACCTGAAACCCATCAGCGAAACGGTGAATAAGAAATACATGAAAATGAACCTGGATTATAAGTTTAATGATCCGAATGACCCTCAACAGATTTATTTCAGGAGCGACCATTATAATTTCGCTGCCAAGGGTGTGCCGGTTATCTTCTATTATGATGGAATGTTGCTGGCAGATTACCACCAGCCAACTGATACCCCGGAAAAGATCAATTATACCTTGTTGAAAAGAAGGGCCCAGCTGGTATTTTACACAGCCTGGGAAATGGCAAACCGGAATGACCAGATCAAAAGGGACCTGGCCATACCTACGATGACCCGGTAA